The DNA window TTTTACCAGCGACGAATTTACGATTTTTCCAACAGGCCCAGGGCAATTGTCAGGAGTGGCCACTATCCGATTGGCCGAGCCAATTCCGCTCGCTTTTCTTGACCTTGAAAAAATCACACCGATCAAGCGTGCGAAGGAACTTGAACTACTGAAAGCGCTTGCAGCGAAAGCGCAATTAGAAATCCCTGTGAAGCTCGTATCTTTCGGCAGTCGGAGTCTGTCTTATCCGACGCAGGCCAAGAAAAACGTACTCTTGTCTAGACATTTATCATGGGATCCGATTTCACATCATTGGATGGTTCGAAAATATGGCACCGCTATGTTGGACAATGATGCTGGGGCAGCATTGCTCGTCAAGCTCGCCAACCGATGGTACCTAATGGGCGTATTGGCGAGGGCACAGCCGAGCTATTTTTATACGGCGGAGCCTTTCTTTGACCCTTGCGCACCGCCGCAACCGCCTCCGCCGCAGCCAAGTATCCTGAAAACCAGCGATTATTTTTTTGTATCCTTTAATTTAGGGAAATGTCGGAGCCAAGCGTGCCGCAAGACATTTTATCGGTTTTCTGAAAAGTTTATCGACAAAGCGTACGAGCGGCGCGATATCGATTTGCTTTACCGTCTAGCCTGGCGCCACGGCGATAAAACGTCGCTTGATTCACCAGATCTAAGGCTGTTGCGTCTAGCCGCACGCTTGGGCCATGGGGAGGCGATGTATGACCTTGCGGTACTCTACGGGCAGGGACGTTTTTTACCGAAAGATCCACAACTCGCCAAGAAATGGTTTGAAAAAGCACTGGCGCATCGATCTCCAAACGCCCTGTATGATGCGGCGATGAAACAGTCTGCCCAGTTACGCACAACATATTTGACCAGCGCCGCACGCATGGGGTTTGCGCCAGCCCAAAGAGAGCTTGGAAAGTTGAATGCTGACGATCCAAAAACTTATTACCGTTGGCTGATGCGTGCGGCAAGACAAGGTGATGCGGAAGCCCAATACCTCATCGCCGAAGCATTTCTGGATGGTTATGGCGTGCGAGCTGATAATTATATTGCCCGTCAGTGGATGCGGTTTGCCGCAGGACAAGGTTTCCAGCCAGCCATCGCGTACTTGGACACTCATCCCGCACCGCTGGCGGACATCTATGATGCTGAGCTGGCCAACGAATAAAAAGTGTATATCCTGCTGTTTTACCGGTACAATTGCGGCAGAATTGTAGTGGATATTCAGTGAATTTCGATGCCAATTCTTGACTGGATAGATTATCTTATTCTTGGGCTACTGGTCGCATTTTCGGTAATTGGCTTGTTCCGCGGATTCGCGGCGGAACTTGTTGCTCTGATCGCCTGGGTGGCCGCCATCTTGGTCGCCAAAGGGTTGGCGCCGACTGTTTATTGGCAACTGGGCCGCTGGTTTGATAACGAAATGGCGCGTTGGGCGTTGGCATGGTCGATTCCATTCTTCGCGGTCATGCTCGCGGCTGCGTTGCTGAAGTATCTATTGACGCAATTGATGGAAGCCACTGGTTTGGGGGGCGTCAATCGCGTCCTTGGGGCCTTGATTGGTGGTGCCAAAGCTGTTCTGGCTGTCACCATAACTGTATTATTGCTTCGATTGACCATTGCACCGGCACCGAAACCGCTCAATGACCGAAGTGTCTTGTTACCTTATTTTGATAAATTCGCAGCGCGCCTTGTCAATCCTGTCCAAATTTATCTTGGCCCTAGACTGGAAATGCTTCAGACACGTTTAAGTTCCACAGAGGAACAGAATGGGCATTCTGTTGACCTCAAGGAACCCGTTGCCATTTTGAAGGATCTCGGTTTCAGTTCGGAAGCCATCGACTACCTTAGACAAAATCCTGAAGTGTTACGGACGACGCTCGACGAGGCACTCAAGCATAAGCCAGAAGTGGCAAGAAAATGGAATGAATGGTTGGCCCAAAACGCACATGATAAACCTCGGGGATAAACCGAGGGATGAATGCCGTCCCAGAAAAGCAATGATAGAAATTCACCAAATGTCGCATAATGTATATTATGTTAAATAGAACAAATGCCGTGATTTGGATGTACCCCCTTTCTTGGTTTTTAGTGGGAATGGCGAGCGTGTTCGTGCGGTCGGTGAATCAGTGAGTGCAGAAGCATGCCTGACATGAGCGCCTGGAACTGGGCAAATTCATCTGCCATGACGCTTTTAAGTAAGTGTTCGGTATAGAGGAAGCCAAGCCATGTGCCAGCAGCCAGCGCCATTAGTAAAGCCCATGCGGTGCGCGTGCCAAAAGCCTCTCGACAGAGCCACCATAATGCCATCGAAATCGGTAATCGATGCAGTACGACGGCCAGCGCTAGCCATAGTCCACCTTGCGCAAGATGGACTTCGGTAAATGACATGCCATCCATTGCCGCGTGCATGGCCAAACCAACGATGCCAAGGCCGAGCGTAAAAATATGCGTGGCGCGTGCAGCCTTATGAAACAGATGCTCTATCAGCCCAGGCAAACCAGCGCCAACTAAGGCTAGTCCCAGCGCCCAAATACCCAGTTGTTCAATGGTATGAGGAAGTACTTCAAAGACTAGAATCATGCCTGTGGCGAGCGTTAACGCCAATGATAGCCAATGACGAAAACGAGTGCTGCGGTTCAAACGCTCAATCAAAAATGGTGCCCCAAGGGTCACACCAGTCGCCACCAGAACCATTGCCCACGGCGTTAGCATTAGCCTGCCAGTCCGTTGTCTAGCAATTCCTTAGCCCAATTTGTGGCGAGCTTTTCCTGTTCAAATGTTTCCATAGCATCTGCCATTGCCATCGGCTTAAGTTGCGTCGCCCCAAGTTCAGAAAAAATCTGATCCATTCGCTTGCCTGCCCCACAAAAAGTATCACCATAAGAAGAGTCGCCAAGGCAGAACACCGCGTATGTTTTGTCGGATAAGTTTGGCCAGTCTCGTTCGAGTTCAAAGTACAAGATTTCAAGTTCGCTGGGTAAGTCGCCGGCACCTGTTGTTGATGTGACAATAAGCAAGGTATCGACAGACTTAACGTCATCCAAGGTGGGTTGTTCAAAAATTCTGACCTCGTGCCCTGCTTTCGCCAAGACTTCTTTGACCGCCTCAGCGCATTCCAAGGCTTTTCCGTAAACGGTACCAACAAGTATATGAATTGGTTTCATGTTAAATTACTCTGCCCTAACGGAAGAATTTGTGTGCGAGAGAGGCGGATTCTATCAAATATGAAACTAAACCCATACCATGTTTTTTTCTTCGTGTTACACCTTGCGATACTTGTCAACGCTTGCCAGCCGCAACAGTGGTCAAGCCATCCTCTGCCAGATGATGCGGTTGTTCTTGCACTTGGTGACAGTTTGACGGTCGGTGTCGGCGCAGAGGCTGAGGATAGTTATCCTAGTCAGTTGGCAGAACTGACCGGATGGCGAGTCATCTCTGAGGCCGTCTCGGGTCATAAGTCATCTGATCTGTTGTCTCGGCTAGAAAGCGCTTTAGATAGGCCTCGTATTGATTTGATTTTATTGTTAATTGGCGGCAATGACTTTCTTAAAAAACGGCCGGAGGCAGAAACGCGGCGCAATATTAGAAATATCATCCGTACCATTCAAGCGAAGCATATTCCGGTGGTGATGATAGCAGTACCGAAACCAGGCATACTGCTGCGCCCTCACCCACTGTACGAAGAAATTGCCGAGGAGCTACAGGTGCCGGTCATTAAAGATTTATTAGCGGAGCTTTTGTCTGATCCGTCATTACACAGCGACGCCGTGCACTTGAATGCTCAGGGATACCGGCGTTTGGCACAAGGTGTCGCGGAGCATTTGGTAGCGTTCGGCTTTTTACGTGAAATAAAAAATCAAGCTAGGTAGAGAAAGAGGCTGGTCCAATGTCCAGCCTCTTCTAGCGCTGTTAAGCCAGTTCGGTTTCAACCGGAATCTGCACTTTACCTGCTGCTTGCTTGTATGACTCGATCTCGTGGAAATTGAGATAGCGATAAATGTCGCTTGCCATAGTATCGATGTCTCGCATAGTCGCGAGATATTCGTCGACCGTCGGCAAGCGTCCGAGAATCGCTGCGATGGCAGCCAGTTCAGCTGACGCGAGGAAAACGTTCGCACCATCGCCCAAACGGTTCGGGAAGTTTCTTGTTGAGGTTGAAACAACGGTCGAACCCGGGGCGACGCGTGCCTGATTACCCATACACAGCGAGCAGCCGGGCATTTCCGTACGAGCACCGGCCTTGGCGTAAACGTTGTAATACCCTTCTTCCATCAATTGGTATTGATCCATTCTCGTCGGCGGCGCTATCCAGAGCCGTGTCGGAATCTGACTCGCTTTCTCAAGCAGCTTGCCTGCGGCACGGTAGTGACCAATATTGGTCATACAAGAGCCAATAAACACTTCGTCAATTTTGGTGTTGGCCACTTCGGACAAAGGTCGTACGTCATCCGGATCATTCGGGCAGGCCAATAAAGGCTCTTTAATCTCATTGAGATCGATTTCAATGACGGCTGCGTATTCTGCATCCGCATCCGCTTCAAGTAGCTGTGGATCGGCGAGCCATTCCTCCATCTTGCGAATGCGACGGGCAATGGTCCGCTTGTCACCATAGCCTTGATCGATCATCCATTTAAGCAGCGTAATATTGGACTGCAAATACTCGATGATGGGCTCTTTATCGAGCTGAATGGTACAGCCTGCCGCTGAACGCTCTGCTGTCGCATCCGATAGTTCGAACGCCTGCTCCACTTTAAGTTTGGGCAAACCTTCGATCTCGATAATACGACCCGAAAACACATTTTTCTTGCCCTGCTTTTCAACCGTCAATAGTCCTTGCTGAATTGCCGCATAAGGGATGGCATTGACCAAGTCACGTAGAGTGATACCCGGTTGCATTTCACCTTTGAAGCGGACCAGAACAGACTCAGGCATATCCAGAGGCATGACGCCGGTTGCTGCAGCAAACGCAACGAGACCCGAACCCGCGGGGAAACTAATGCCAATCGGGAAACGGGTATGCGAGTCGCCTCCGGTACCTACGGTATCAGGCAGCAGCATACGGTTCAGCCATGAGTGAATGATGCCATCACCAGGCCGTAGCGAAACCCCGCCCCGGTTCATGATAAAGTCGGGCAACGTGTGTTGCGTTTCAATGTCGACCGGCTTTGGATAAGCCGCTGTATGACAGAATGACTGCATCACCAGATCGGCCGAAAAGCCAAGACACGCAAGATCTTTAAGTTCGTCGCGCGTCATGGGCCCAGTCGTATCTTGTGAACCGACCGTCGTCATTTTGGGTTCGCAGTATTGTCCAGGACGAACACCTTCAACACCACAGGCTCGTCCGACGATCTTTTGTGCCAAAGTGTAACCTTTGCCCGTATCAGGCACTTGTGGTGGCTTGCGGAAAAGATCTGAGGGACCCAGCCCTAAGAACTCACGGGCGCGCGCTGTCAGACCTCGACCGATAATTAACGGAATACGCCCGCCAGCGCGAACTTCATCGAGAAGCACGTCGGACTTTAATTGGAATGTGGCGACCACTTCCCCGTTCTTCTCAATTTTGCCCTCGTAGGGATAAAGATCGATGACATCGCCCATTTCAAGGGAAGAGACGTCCACATTCTCGATCGGGAGTGCGCCAGAATCTTCCATGGTATTGAAGAAAATTGGCGCAATTTTTCCTGCCAAGACAAAACCACCTGCACGTTTATTTGGGACGTAAGGAATGTCTTCTCCCATGTGCCATAGTACGGAGTTTGTCGCCGACTTGCGCGATGACCCGGTCCCGACAACATCGCCCACATAAGCGAGCGGATGGCCTTTCTTTTTGAGTTCATTGATCAGGCTAATGGGCCCGACTTCCCCGGGTTTGTCTGGCGTGATGCCCTCGCGAGGCATTTTCAGCATGGCACGTGCATGTAAAGGAATGTCGGGGCGTGACCAAGCATCCGGTGCCGGTGACAAATCATCGGTATTTGTTTCGCCTGGCACTTTGAAAACGGTCAGCGTAATTTTTTCAGGGAGCGCTGGTTTGTTGGTAAACCATTCGCCTTCCGCCCAGCTCTCGATAACGGTTTGCGCGTGCGGATTGCCAGCCTTGGCTTTGTCAGCCACATCGTGGAATGCATCAAACATCAAAAGCGTGTTCTTGAGCTGCTCGGCGGCTAGCGCTGCCAACTCAGCATCATCTAACAACGCGACCAGTGTTTCAATGTTATAACCACCTAACATGGTGCCAAGCAGACGAACCGCCTCTTGTTTATCTATCAGCGGACTGGAATCTTCCCCTTTGGCAATGGCGGTTAGGAAGGCCGCCTTCACATAGGCAGCTTCATCCACACCAGGGGGCACCCGGTTGACAAACAGCTCCATCAGAAAAGACTCTTCACCGGCTGGTGGGTCTTTCAATAGTTGGACAAGTTCGTTTACCTGCGACGCGGTCAGCGGCTTGGGGGGAATACCAAGTTGAGCTCGCTCTTCGACATGTTGACGGTAACTTTCGAGCACGCCTATTACCTCTCTATTGTTGCGTTGACAGTGTCAATAAACTGGCGAATGGTGGGCGGATTATACCGAAGTGCAGGAAAAGCAACCAGTCCGAGGCGGCTAGATGGCATGGCTCCGCCATTAAAATAATCGCTTGTATCTCCAGGTGCATTTGGTTTTTCTCTTGTTCCTTAGTATTCAAACGTTGTGCGTCAGTGGCATTTGGCGTCAAATCTCGTACAATCTCTCACTAACGTACAAATTGAATTTGGGTGACAACTAATGAGCGAGATAAAACACTGCCGACTATTAATCCTTGGTTCTGGGCCGGCTGGTTACACGGCTGCAGTATATGCGGCCCGAGCCAATTTAAATCCGGTTTTGATCACTGGAATGCAACAAGGCGGTCAATTGACAACAACCACTGACGTAGAAAACTGGCCAGGAGATCCGGATGGTGTGCAAGGCCCGGAGCTGATGGAACGTATGCACAAACACGCCGAGCGCTTCGGAACCGAGATCATTTTCGACCATATTCAAAAAGCAGACCTACGGCAGCGCCCTTTTCGTTTAGAAGGCAATACCGCTATCTATACATGTGATGCGTTAATCATAGCGACGGGCGCATCGGCCAAATATTTAGGGTTGCCGTCGGAGCAGGCCTATCTTGGTCGCGGCGTCAGTGCCTGTGCAACATGCGATGGATTCTTTTATCGAAATCAAGTGGTTGCGGTGATTGGTGGAGGAAATACGGCGGTCGAAGAAGCGTTATACCTCTCAAATATCGCCAAGGAAGTGCACCTCATTCATCGACGTGATGCGTTGAGAGCCGAAAAGATACTACAGCAAAAATTACTGTCGAAAGCTGAACAAGGTAACATCGTGCTCCACTGGAATCGGGTACTGGATGAAGTGCTTGGTGATGAACAAGGGGTGACTGGCGTGCGTATTCGTTCTACCGTCGATGATACGATGGAAACCATCCCCCTACAGGGTGTATTTATCGCAATAGGACATAAACCAAATACCGATCTGTTTGAAGGTCAGCTGGAAATGGATAACGGCTATATCGTTGTGAATGCGGGACGCCGTGGGAATGCCACGGCAACAAGTATTCCAGGTGTGTTTGCGTGTGGTGACGTTGCCGATCAAGTGTATCGTCAGGCAGTCACCTCGGCTGGTTCAGGCTGTATGGCGGCTTTGGATGCGGAACGCTTCCTCGAGCACAATGGCTAGTCTCTCTAAACGGCAAGGCCAGCGGATGGCCTGCCGCACTATCATTCATATAAAGTTTAGTTCCGCCAGCAATTCCTGATAAACATAGGCATACAAAGGCGCAGCGTCTTCTTCATCTGGTGGGTGAAATTGGACGCCGAGGTAATATGGTTGTCCTGTATTTGTTTCATCAACGGCGCCAGCTGCCACCACTGTGCCACGAATGGTCAATGTATATTCGTAATGTGCGATTTTGACCGTAAAAGAAAGCGAAAGTAAGTTGCCTTTTTCGGCGAGCTCTTTTTGGCTTTCAACGCGAGCACCGATTGGACTTAAATCAGCAAGGCGAGCCACAA is part of the Gammaproteobacteria bacterium genome and encodes:
- a CDS encoding CvpA family protein — translated: MPILDWIDYLILGLLVAFSVIGLFRGFAAELVALIAWVAAILVAKGLAPTVYWQLGRWFDNEMARWALAWSIPFFAVMLAAALLKYLLTQLMEATGLGGVNRVLGALIGGAKAVLAVTITVLLLRLTIAPAPKPLNDRSVLLPYFDKFAARLVNPVQIYLGPRLEMLQTRLSSTEEQNGHSVDLKEPVAILKDLGFSSEAIDYLRQNPEVLRTTLDEALKHKPEVARKWNEWLAQNAHDKPRG
- a CDS encoding flavodoxin (An electron-transfer protein; flavodoxin binds one FMN molecule, which serves as a redox-active prosthetic group): MKPIHILVGTVYGKALECAEAVKEVLAKAGHEVRIFEQPTLDDVKSVDTLLIVTSTTGAGDLPSELEILYFELERDWPNLSDKTYAVFCLGDSSYGDTFCGAGKRMDQIFSELGATQLKPMAMADAMETFEQEKLATNWAKELLDNGLAG
- a CDS encoding arylesterase, coding for MNWFHVKLLCPNGRICVRERRILSNMKLNPYHVFFFVLHLAILVNACQPQQWSSHPLPDDAVVLALGDSLTVGVGAEAEDSYPSQLAELTGWRVISEAVSGHKSSDLLSRLESALDRPRIDLILLLIGGNDFLKKRPEAETRRNIRNIIRTIQAKHIPVVMIAVPKPGILLRPHPLYEEIAEELQVPVIKDLLAELLSDPSLHSDAVHLNAQGYRRLAQGVAEHLVAFGFLREIKNQAR
- the acnB gene encoding bifunctional aconitate hydratase 2/2-methylisocitrate dehydratase, which codes for MLESYRQHVEERAQLGIPPKPLTASQVNELVQLLKDPPAGEESFLMELFVNRVPPGVDEAAYVKAAFLTAIAKGEDSSPLIDKQEAVRLLGTMLGGYNIETLVALLDDAELAALAAEQLKNTLLMFDAFHDVADKAKAGNPHAQTVIESWAEGEWFTNKPALPEKITLTVFKVPGETNTDDLSPAPDAWSRPDIPLHARAMLKMPREGITPDKPGEVGPISLINELKKKGHPLAYVGDVVGTGSSRKSATNSVLWHMGEDIPYVPNKRAGGFVLAGKIAPIFFNTMEDSGALPIENVDVSSLEMGDVIDLYPYEGKIEKNGEVVATFQLKSDVLLDEVRAGGRIPLIIGRGLTARAREFLGLGPSDLFRKPPQVPDTGKGYTLAQKIVGRACGVEGVRPGQYCEPKMTTVGSQDTTGPMTRDELKDLACLGFSADLVMQSFCHTAAYPKPVDIETQHTLPDFIMNRGGVSLRPGDGIIHSWLNRMLLPDTVGTGGDSHTRFPIGISFPAGSGLVAFAAATGVMPLDMPESVLVRFKGEMQPGITLRDLVNAIPYAAIQQGLLTVEKQGKKNVFSGRIIEIEGLPKLKVEQAFELSDATAERSAAGCTIQLDKEPIIEYLQSNITLLKWMIDQGYGDKRTIARRIRKMEEWLADPQLLEADADAEYAAVIEIDLNEIKEPLLACPNDPDDVRPLSEVANTKIDEVFIGSCMTNIGHYRAAGKLLEKASQIPTRLWIAPPTRMDQYQLMEEGYYNVYAKAGARTEMPGCSLCMGNQARVAPGSTVVSTSTRNFPNRLGDGANVFLASAELAAIAAILGRLPTVDEYLATMRDIDTMASDIYRYLNFHEIESYKQAAGKVQIPVETELA
- the trxB gene encoding thioredoxin-disulfide reductase is translated as MSEIKHCRLLILGSGPAGYTAAVYAARANLNPVLITGMQQGGQLTTTTDVENWPGDPDGVQGPELMERMHKHAERFGTEIIFDHIQKADLRQRPFRLEGNTAIYTCDALIIATGASAKYLGLPSEQAYLGRGVSACATCDGFFYRNQVVAVIGGGNTAVEEALYLSNIAKEVHLIHRRDALRAEKILQQKLLSKAEQGNIVLHWNRVLDEVLGDEQGVTGVRIRSTVDDTMETIPLQGVFIAIGHKPNTDLFEGQLEMDNGYIVVNAGRRGNATATSIPGVFACGDVADQVYRQAVTSAGSGCMAALDAERFLEHNG